GTGCAGGAGCGGACCATGAACACGCAGCTCGCATCCGCCTGCCACGCCGGCTTGCCGGCGCCACCGCGGCCGCTGTTCGATTGCGGCTTCGTGGTCCGTACCGCCGCCGCGATGGTCGCCCTCATTGCCGCCCGTGCCACCGAGACCAGCCTGGTCCAGCGGCACGAGCGCGGCGACTTCGGCGACCTGTCGTGCGAGCAGGAGGAACTCAACTGGCAGGCAGTGGCCGACGGCACGCCGGTCCACTCGGTGTACCGCCTGGGCACCGGCGCCGAGATCCATGTGGTGACCGACCCTGCTGCCCATCAGACGCGCCTGAGCCTGCACGGCGTCGACCCCGCCTGATGCCGCCTCCGGCTGCCGCCCTCCGCTAGAGCTTGCCGGCGCCGGCGCGGGCCAGCACTTCGGCGGCTACCGCCGCGGCCGGCTGGGCCGTATAGGCGTAGCTCGAGGCAGGCACCCAGTACCCCGCATCCAGCACGCGCACCGGTGCGTTGTTGCCGGTGCCCCTGGCCTGGGCCGCTGCCAGCAGGCTGCCGGCCGCAACTTCGCTGCCGTTGAGCAGGGTGCCGCTTTCGTGGAAGTAGGTGTCGCAATCGGCGTCCCGGAAGCCGGCCGCCACGCACTTGCCACGATTAGCCAATGAGGACGAGAGGCTGTCGCCGAAGCTGAGCTTGGCCGCCCCCGGCAGCGCCTGTCCCTCGCTGCCGGGCAGGATCTCCAGCACGTTGTTCTCGACGTACAGCTTGGCGGCGGTGCTCAGCGTCCAGGCCACCGACCAGGCATAGTCCGGTACCGGCAGGCTGGCATCGTCCGGCTTCAGCTGGCCGCTGTAGTGGTTGTTGTAGACATGCACCCGCCCGAAGCGCACCCGCGGCTGGCGCTGCACCGTGTGTTGGTAGCGGTTGTGATGCAGCGTCACCGCCAGGCTGCCGGGACCGTAGCTGGCCACCTCACGCTGGCCGTCGCTGTAGCGCACGGTGCTGTCGCTGCCGCCGAGCAGCTGCGTCTTGTCGTGGTGATGGAAGTGGTTGTACGAGACCGTCACCCGGGTGCCCAGCAGCGTGATGTCCAGCGCGCCGTCGTGATGCTGCACCTTCTGCTCGCGCTCGTTGAAGGGGGCGGGCCAATGCGGCACCGGCGGATCGAGCCGGTCTGGCCGGTCGCCGTCGCTGAAGCTGTTGTGGTCGATCCAGACCTGGCTGGCGTTGATCACCGAGAGGAGGTCGTACTCCGCGTTCCATCGCCCGCCCTTGCGCGAAGGGCACTGGTGTGGCCCCTGGTCGGTGGCGGCCTCGTAGGTCTTGCTGCACAGGCCGACGCCGAAGTCGGCCGCGGCGATGCTGAAGGAGTCCTTCGGGTCCCAGGCGGGAAAGAAGTCGTAGGCGTCCTCGAAGCCGATGTTGCGCACGACGATGTTGTGCACCGGCCGGTGCACCGCCAGGACGGGGCGGCCTTCGGCATCGCTGCCGGCGGTGGCCAGCTCCCCCAGCCGCAGGTTGCCGTGCACGATGCGCGCATCGCGACCCACGCCCAACAACGAGGTGTTGGCCCCGACCTGCAGGACCACCTGGCGTGCCTGGGCCGCCGCGAAGCAAGCACGCTGGGCTTCGAGCGTCGGGCGGCCATCGGCGTCTGCCAGCGGCAGTGCCGGTGGCCGGTTGTCACTGTCGAGCGACTGGCGCAGCCAGCGGTCGGGCTGGTAGGCCGCCTTGTAGTCGGCGTCGAAGCGGGCAAAGCTGTCGTAGGCGGTCGGGCAGGATCGCATGTAGTCCTCGGCCGCCAGTGGCCGGCCGGTGTCGTCGCTGCCCAGGTCGACGGTGCCATGCACATAGATCAGCTTGGGCGTGTTGTCGGGGGTGGCCGTGCGAGGGTCGCCGCCCGGGCCGTACAAGGCCTCGATCAACTGGCGGCGCGTGCGCACATGGAAGGTGTGGGCCGCATCCGCGCCCTGGCCGCCAGTGACGGTGTAGCGGCTGCCGTCGGCCGCGACGCTGGCCCAGCCGTCGGCGCCCAGGGAGCCGGGCAGGGTCGCCGCCGCCTCGGGCGCCGGCATCGCCGCGGCAGGGCCGTTGCCGTCACCGCGGCCGCCGCAGCCGCCGGCGGTGACCAGCAGGGCCAGGCTGCAGGCGGCCGCCGAGGCGGTCCGCCGCTGGGAAGGAAGCAGTTCGATCATGGTGGACTCCGCCGTGCTGTCTCAGTGCATGCCGGTGTTGCGGTATTCGGCAAATCGATTGACCGCGGCGCTGAAGGCGCGCCGGGAAGTGGAAGCGGCCCACGGGTCGAGCGGGCGGATGTGGGGCCCCAGCAGGCTGTCGCGGATCAGCAGCTGCCCGTTGGGCGAGCTGCCGGCCACCCAGGTGCCGGCTGGCACGCCTTCGTCCCAGGCCCGGCCCAGGTGGCTGGTGCCCGCGCTGGCCTGCGCGTCCGCGGTGAAGCGGCTGTCGACGATCAGGAAGCCGCGCTCGTGCAGCGGCGAGGTGCTCGGCGCGATCATCGGGCTGGCATGGCCCGGGCCGAGGCGGCGGCTCAGGAAGTGGATGGTGCAGCGGTCCATCACCAACGTGCCACGGCCGAAGATGAAGTCCACATCGCCCTCGACATGGCAGTCCTTGAAGTAGGCCCGTGCCACCGTGGCGGCGTTGGCGGTCTTGATGTAGAGCGTGTCCTGGTGTCCCAGCACCCGCACCTGCTCGAACACCAGGCGGTCTCCCTGCGTCATCAGCGCAACCGCCTGCGCCGCTTTCTCGCCGCCAGGCGGATACCCCACGCCGGCCACGACGTCCTTCATCGCGTCGTTGCCGAAGCTCAGGTTCTTGGCATGGAAGTCAGCGCTGTAGATCGCCACCGAGGCGCTGCCGCTGGTACCGTGGGTGGTGCTGTCCAGGTTGGGGTTGCAGGGGTTGGCCGGCTGGCCGGCGGCCTTGGGCTTGCCGCTGTAGTTGTCGTGGACGATCAGCACCTGGCTGGCGTCGCTGCCGCTGCCGTAGAGCGTGATCGGTGCCTTGTCGCGCACGCAGACCACCTCGCGGTAGATGCCCGGCTTGACTCGGATGTAGACCCGGTCCCCGCTGTCTGCGGCCGCGGGCACCGCGTCGATCGCGTCCTGCACGCGGGTGTGGGTACCACTGCCATCGGCGGCCACCGTGTAGGTGGCCTGCAGGTTCGCCACCTCGCCGACGGCCGGCGGCATCCAGTGGTCTACCGTCAGGCCGGCGCCCTGCGGGCCGCTCAGCGTGCCGGCCTGGGCCAGGTAGCGGGCCGGGGTGTGGCCGGCCGCCGCCGCATCGTCCAGCTGCGGGCGGTGGTCGGCGCCGGCAGGGCCCGGGTCTGGCGCAGCCGCCGGGGCGGGGGCCGGACCTGTGCTGCCCCCGCCGCCACAGGCGGCCAGCAAGGCGGTCATCAGGACGGCACTGGCGGCCAGGCCGGCGAGCCGGCCGGCCTTCGGGATGCGCTGCATCGCTTGTCTCCTCGCGGTGGTGGTGGTGCTTGGCTCGGCATGGCAGCAGTCCACGCGCTCCACCGCGGGGGGCACACAGGGCCCGGCGGCCGGCGGCGCCATGTCAGCGCCTCCGCCGGTAGATTGTCATGAGATTGAAACGCTGTTCCAACTAG
This genomic stretch from Eleftheria terrae harbors:
- a CDS encoding pectate lyase; this encodes MIELLPSQRRTASAAACSLALLVTAGGCGGRGDGNGPAAAMPAPEAAATLPGSLGADGWASVAADGSRYTVTGGQGADAAHTFHVRTRRQLIEALYGPGGDPRTATPDNTPKLIYVHGTVDLGSDDTGRPLAAEDYMRSCPTAYDSFARFDADYKAAYQPDRWLRQSLDSDNRPPALPLADADGRPTLEAQRACFAAAQARQVVLQVGANTSLLGVGRDARIVHGNLRLGELATAGSDAEGRPVLAVHRPVHNIVVRNIGFEDAYDFFPAWDPKDSFSIAAADFGVGLCSKTYEAATDQGPHQCPSRKGGRWNAEYDLLSVINASQVWIDHNSFSDGDRPDRLDPPVPHWPAPFNEREQKVQHHDGALDITLLGTRVTVSYNHFHHHDKTQLLGGSDSTVRYSDGQREVASYGPGSLAVTLHHNRYQHTVQRQPRVRFGRVHVYNNHYSGQLKPDDASLPVPDYAWSVAWTLSTAAKLYVENNVLEILPGSEGQALPGAAKLSFGDSLSSSLANRGKCVAAGFRDADCDTYFHESGTLLNGSEVAAGSLLAAAQARGTGNNAPVRVLDAGYWVPASSYAYTAQPAAAVAAEVLARAGAGKL
- a CDS encoding pectinesterase family protein translates to MQRIPKAGRLAGLAASAVLMTALLAACGGGGSTGPAPAPAAAPDPGPAGADHRPQLDDAAAAGHTPARYLAQAGTLSGPQGAGLTVDHWMPPAVGEVANLQATYTVAADGSGTHTRVQDAIDAVPAAADSGDRVYIRVKPGIYREVVCVRDKAPITLYGSGSDASQVLIVHDNYSGKPKAAGQPANPCNPNLDSTTHGTSGSASVAIYSADFHAKNLSFGNDAMKDVVAGVGYPPGGEKAAQAVALMTQGDRLVFEQVRVLGHQDTLYIKTANAATVARAYFKDCHVEGDVDFIFGRGTLVMDRCTIHFLSRRLGPGHASPMIAPSTSPLHERGFLIVDSRFTADAQASAGTSHLGRAWDEGVPAGTWVAGSSPNGQLLIRDSLLGPHIRPLDPWAASTSRRAFSAAVNRFAEYRNTGMH